The genomic DNA AAGCCGCCGCGCGAACAGGCCATCGCGCAGATCCAGGCCTTGATCCGGGACAGCTTCAACCGCCTCGACAATTCGGAACGCAAGCCGTTCTTCGACAGCTATACCAACAGCACCATCGAGCTGGTGCACACGGTGATCCGCATCGCCACGCCGGAACAGAAGGCGCACGCGCAAAAACGCATGCAGGGCTGGATCCAGGACTTCTCGGCGCTGGCGGCCGAAGCCAGGTAAGCGCAGGCGAGGGACGGCGGCACGCATGCTATAGTGCCGCGTCCTATCCGTTTCCTGACGTCATGCAGAAGAAAAAACCCGCCAAAGTCCCCGTCCACGGCCCCCAGCACAGCAAGCAGGTGCGCATCATTGGCGGCGACTGGAAACGCACGCCGTTGCCCGTGCTGGAAGCGCTGGGCTTGCGGCCGACGCCGGACCGGGTGCGCGAAACCGTGTTCAACTGGCTGCGCCACCTGCAGGGCGACTGGAACGAGGCCCAGGTGCTGGACCTGTTCGCCGGCAGCGGCGCGCTGGGCTTCGAGGCCGCGAGCCGCGGCGCGCAGGCCGTCGTCATGGTCGATGCCAACACGGCCATCGTGCGGCAGCTGGAAGCCGTCAAGGACAAGCTGAAGGCGAGCAACGTCACGGTCCAGCGCGGCGACGCCTTGGCCACGGCCCAGGCGCTGGCCGCACGCGGCCAGCGTTTCGACGTCATCTTCCTCGACCCGCCCTACCAGCAGGACCTGCTGGCGCGCACGCTGCCGTTGTGCCTGCCCCTGCTGAAGGAGGACGGCCTGGTCTACGCCGAGGCGGAGCTGGCGCTGACGGCCGAGGACGCACCGGACTGGCTGGCGCCATGGGAAGTGGTGCGCTGCGACAAAGCCGGCATGGTGCACTTCCACCTGCTGCGCCGGCGCCCGGCCTAAGGCGACTGGTCCGTCGAGGCCTGCCTGAATTTAGGGCATAATGCGCGTCTGATTGGTGCATAACGCAGGGAGCCGCAATGGTTGTAGCCGTTTATCCGGGAACGTTCGATCCGCTGACCCGTGGTCACGAGGATCTGGTGCGTCGCGCGTCGGGCCTGTTCGACAAGCTGGTCGTGGGCGTGGCCGACAGCCAGAACAAGCATCCGTTCTTTTCCCTCGAGGAGCGCCTCGAGATCGCCAACGAGGTGCTGGGCCATTACCCGAACGTCAAGGTGGAAGGCTTTTCCGGCCTGCTGAAGGACTTCGTGCGCGACCATGACGCGCGCGTCATCGTGCGCGGCCTGCGCGCCGTGTCCGACTTCGAATACGAATTCCAGATGGCGGGCATGAACCGCTACCTGCTGCCGGATGTCGAGACGCTGTTCCTGACCCCTTCCGACCAGTACCAGTTCATCTCGGGCACCATCGTGCGCGAGATCGCCCAGCTGGGCGGCGACGTATCGAAATTCGTATTCCCTTCGGTGGACCGCTGGCTGCAGAAGAAAATCGCCGCCAACAAGACTGCATAAGTAGAGTATTGCCATGGCTTTGATGATTACCGACGACTGCATTAATTGCGACGTGTGCGAGCCCGAGTGCCCGAACGACGCGATCTACATGGGTCCGGAAATTTACGAGATCGATCCGAACAAATGCACGGAATGCGTCGGCCATTTCAATGAGCCGCAGTGCCAGCAGGTCTGCCCGGTCGCCTGCATTCCGTTCAACCCCGCCTGGCGCGAGTCGGAAGACGAGTTGCGCGCCAAGTACGAGCGCTTGCAGGCCGCCAAAGCCGCCTAACCTGCTGCTGCTCCGCTCCCGCCCCGCTCTGCTGCCACTCTGGCGCCGCGGCGCCGCATTGCTTGCTATCCTCGGCCGCTCCACAAGCATGGGAGCACCGCATGAAGGACGACCCGACCGAGCCCGGCCCGGAACTGGAATTGCCGGAAGCGGTCAACGAAAACCTCGAGACCATCAGCGCATTCTATGCGCGGCACCGGCAGCAGATCTCGCCCGCGCAGACCGCCATCGAAAAGCTGAGCCTGTTTTTCGGCCGGCCGGCCTACCTGGTCGGCATCGTCGTGTTCGCGCTGCTGTGGATCGGCGCCAATGTCTTTGCCGAGGAACTGGGCTGGGAAGTCTTTGACGAGCCGCCGTTCTTCTGGCTGCAAGGCATCATCACGCTGAATGCGTTTCTCACCACGACCACCGTGCTGATTCGCCAGAACCGCATGGCCCGCCTGGCCGACCAGCACACCCACCTGGACCTGCAGGTCAGCCTGCTGACGGAAAAAAAGACCAGCAAGATCATCAGCCTGCTGGAAGAGCTGCGCCGCGACATGCCGCAGGTAGCGGACAAACCCGATCCCGAGGCCGAGTCACTGGACAAGCCGGCCGATCCGCAAGCCGTGCTGGGCGCGATCGAAAACCAGAATCGGGCCGACCACTGAAAGGCATGCCGACCCTGGATACGAACGGCGGTGGTATATTGCAATGTCATGCCCCAACGCATTTTTTTACCTGACGCCGGAGCCCGTATGTCCTTCCCCCGCAGAAAATTCCTCACCGCCGCCGCCGCCCTGACCGCCGCGGCGATCTGCCATCCCGTCTTCGCGGCCGACGTCGCCGGCATCCGCTTCGACGAGACCGCCACGGTTGGCGGCCACACCCTGAAACTGAACGGCGCGGGCGTGCGCACCAAGATCGTCTTCAAGGTCTACGCACTGGGCCTGTACCTGCCGGAGAAAAAGAGCACCGTGGCCGACGTACTGGCCGCGCAGGGTGCGCGCCGCATCCAGATCGTCAGCATGCGCGACTTGACGTCCGAGGAGTTTGGCGACGCCTTCATGAAGGGCCTGAACAGCAATACCGACCAGGCCGAGCGCACACGCTTCCTGCCGCAGACCAAGACGTTTGGCGAGATGTTCGCGTCGATTCCGGGCCTGAAGAAGGGCGACGTGCTGCTGGTGGATTGGATACCCGGTACGGGCACCGTGTGCACGCTGAATGGCAGGAAGATCGGGGAGACGGTGCAGGACGTGGCGTTCTACAATGCCATCCTGCGCATCTGGCTGGGAGAAAACCCGGCCGACGGTTCACTGAAGGGAAAACTGCTCGGCGGACACTAAGCCTGGTTTGCTGCAGCGCGGCACTCAGCCGCGCGAAGCCAGCGCGCGCAGTTCGGCGGCGTTGCTGGGGGTGCCGTCGGCGTTGATCAGGCCGTTGAGCAGGGCCGCATCGCGCATCTGGCGGCGCTGCAGACGTTGTTCCTTCGACAGCTTGGGCTTGACCAGCAGCAGCGCGGCCAGCGCCAGCCCGCGCAGCAGGGGTTTGAACAGCACGATCAGGCCGACCGCCAGCATGGCGACCAACACGAATTGCAGCGCGTCGCCCAGCGAAAACTGGGTCAGGTTTTGTGCTGCGGTCATCAAGGTGGACATACTTTTTTACTTACGTTTAGAATCTACCGTTACTATAGTGCAGCGCAACATATCAATCCAATTCTGATTTCCAATACTCACCATCACTCTTCTGAATAACACACCATGAGTTTCCTGACGCTGGACCTGAACCTGCTGCGCGTATTCGATGCCGTGATGACGGAGCAGAACCTGACACGGGCCGCCG from Pseudoduganella armeniaca includes the following:
- the coaD gene encoding pantetheine-phosphate adenylyltransferase, translating into MVVAVYPGTFDPLTRGHEDLVRRASGLFDKLVVGVADSQNKHPFFSLEERLEIANEVLGHYPNVKVEGFSGLLKDFVRDHDARVIVRGLRAVSDFEYEFQMAGMNRYLLPDVETLFLTPSDQYQFISGTIVREIAQLGGDVSKFVFPSVDRWLQKKIAANKTA
- the rsmD gene encoding 16S rRNA (guanine(966)-N(2))-methyltransferase RsmD produces the protein MQKKKPAKVPVHGPQHSKQVRIIGGDWKRTPLPVLEALGLRPTPDRVRETVFNWLRHLQGDWNEAQVLDLFAGSGALGFEAASRGAQAVVMVDANTAIVRQLEAVKDKLKASNVTVQRGDALATAQALAARGQRFDVIFLDPPYQQDLLARTLPLCLPLLKEDGLVYAEAELALTAEDAPDWLAPWEVVRCDKAGMVHFHLLRRRPA
- a CDS encoding chalcone isomerase family protein → MSFPRRKFLTAAAALTAAAICHPVFAADVAGIRFDETATVGGHTLKLNGAGVRTKIVFKVYALGLYLPEKKSTVADVLAAQGARRIQIVSMRDLTSEEFGDAFMKGLNSNTDQAERTRFLPQTKTFGEMFASIPGLKKGDVLLVDWIPGTGTVCTLNGRKIGETVQDVAFYNAILRIWLGENPADGSLKGKLLGGH
- a CDS encoding YfhL family 4Fe-4S dicluster ferredoxin, whose translation is MALMITDDCINCDVCEPECPNDAIYMGPEIYEIDPNKCTECVGHFNEPQCQQVCPVACIPFNPAWRESEDELRAKYERLQAAKAA
- a CDS encoding DUF1003 domain-containing protein, with protein sequence MKDDPTEPGPELELPEAVNENLETISAFYARHRQQISPAQTAIEKLSLFFGRPAYLVGIVVFALLWIGANVFAEELGWEVFDEPPFFWLQGIITLNAFLTTTTVLIRQNRMARLADQHTHLDLQVSLLTEKKTSKIISLLEELRRDMPQVADKPDPEAESLDKPADPQAVLGAIENQNRADH